Proteins from a single region of Apium graveolens cultivar Ventura chromosome 7, ASM990537v1, whole genome shotgun sequence:
- the LOC141672839 gene encoding heavy metal-associated isoprenylated plant protein 39-like, translated as MKKVVVKLDIHDEKEKKKALKSVSSLSGIQSISVDMKDKKLTVVGDIDPIAVVNKLRKLWHAELLTVGPDKEPEKKKEDDKKKEDEKKKKEEEKKKEQNEQIQNFIKAYPYYNPYVMPQYAVHRVEEDPNSCVIC; from the exons ATGAAG AAAGTTGTAGTGAAGTTGGATATACatgatgaaaaagaaaagaagaaggcCTTAAAATCAGTTTCTAGTCTCTCAG GAATCCAGTCCATATCGGTAGATATGAAAGACAAGAAGTTAACAGTAGTCGGAGATATTGATCCAATTGCTGTGGTGAACAAGTTGAGAAAACTATGGCACGCAGAGTTACTAACGGTTGGTCCTGATAAAGAACCTGAGAAGAAGAAAGAGGACGACAAGAAGAAGGAAGacgagaaaaagaaaaaagaggaAGAGAAAAAGAAAGAACAGAATGAACAGATTCAAAATTTTATCAAAGCCTATCCGTATTATAATCCTTATGTAATGCCACAGTATGCTGTTCACAGGGTAGAGGAAGATCCTAATTCATGTGTTATCTGTTAA
- the LOC141670558 gene encoding 1-aminocyclopropane-1-carboxylate synthase-like — protein MAFLNNMLSKIATNDGHGENSPYFDGWKAYDSDPFHSTDNPQGVIQMGLAENLLSFDLVQEWILKNPKASICTSEGVNEFKDTAIFQDYHGLPEFRNAIAKFMAKVRGNTVTFDPDRVVMSGGATGAHETMMFCLADPGDAFLVPTPYYPGFDRDLRWRTGVKLLPVVCESSNDFKITREALEAAYQKALESNIKVKGLLITNPSNPLGTILDRDTLQSLVDFINEKNIHLVCDEIYAATVFTKPMYVSIAEIIEEDKKCNRDLIHLVYSLSKDMGFPGFRIGIIYSYNDSVVSTARKMSSFGLVSTQTQQLIASMLSDEKFIDKYVAESRKRLAARHGVFTRGLMQVRVGNLQANAGLFFWMDLRRLLKEPTVEAEMDLWRVIINEVKLNVSPGSSFHCSEPGWFRVCYANMDNETMRIALRRIKKFVLQVDEREVAAKKQTWHKDLKLSLSFRRWDDTIMQTPRMVTPHMMSPHMIVSPHSPLASPLVRARN, from the exons ATGGCATTTTTGAATAATATGTTGTCGAAAATTGCTACGAATGATGGACATGGAGAAAATTCACCTTATTTCGATGGTTGGAAGGCTTATGACAGTGATCCGTTTCATTCCACTGATAATCCTCAGGGAGTTATTCAGATGGGACTCGCGGAAAATCTG CTGAGCTTTGATTTGGTACAGGAATGGATACTGAAGAATCCGAAAGCTTCCATTTGTACTTCTGAAGGAGTGAATGAGTTTAAAGATACCGCGATTTTTCAAGATTATCACGGCTTACCTGAATTCAGAAAT GCCATTGCTAAGTTTATGGCAAAAGTAAGAGGTAATACAGTAACATTTGATCCTGATCGCGTCGTGATGAGTGGAGGAGCTACCGGAGCTCATGAAACAATGATGTTCTGTTTGGCAGATCCCGGGGATGCTTTTCTGGTGCCAACTCCTTATTATCCAGG ATTTGACCGCGATTTAAGGTGGCGAACAGGAGTGAAACTTCTTCCAGTTGTCTGCGAAAGTTCCAATGATTTCAAGATAACCAGAGAAGCTTTAGAAGCAGCATACCAGAAAGCACTGGAGTCAAATATCAAAGTTAAAGGCCTGCTCATCACGAATCCATCCAATCCATTAGGCACGATTTTGGACCGTGATACGTTACAAAGTCTAGTGGATTTCATCAATGAAAAAAATATCCACCTTGTCTGCGATGAGATCTATGCAGCTACAGTTTTTACTAAGCCAATGTATGTCAGCATTGCTGAAATAATAGAGGAGGACAAGAAATGCAATCGCGATTTGATTCATCTGGTGTATAGTCTGTCGAAAGACATGGGCTTTCCAGGGTTCAGAATTGGAATCATCTACTCTTACAATGACTCAGTTGTGAGTACTGCTAGAAAAATGTCAAGTTTTGGATTAGTCTCTACTCAAACTCAACAACTAATAGCAAGCATGTTATCTGATGAAAAATTCATCGATAAATACGTAGCTGAGAGCAGGAAAAGACTAGCTGCACGACATGGAGTGTTCACCAGAGGCCTAATGCAAGTCAGGGTAGGAAATTTGCAGGCAAATGCAGGGCTTTTCTTTTGGATGGATTTAAGACGCCTACTCAAAGAGCCAACAGTTGAAGCTGAAATGGATCTATGGCGCGTTATTATCAATGAAGTTAAGCTCAATGTCTCGCCTGGCTCATCGTTTCATTGCTCAGAACCTGGTTGGTTCAGAGTTTGCTATGCAAACATGGATAATGAAACAATGAGAATCGCTCTGCGACGAATCAAGAAATTTGTTCTTCAAGTTGATGAACGTGAAGTGGCTGCTAAGAAACAAACATGGCACAAAGATTTAAAACTAAGTTTATCATTCAGAAGGTGGGATGATACCATCATGCAGACACCAAGAATGGTAACTCCACATATGATGTCTCCACATATGATAGTTTCTCCTCATTCTCCTCTAGCATCACCTCTCGTTCGAGCTAGAAATTAA
- the LOC141673038 gene encoding protein ROH1A translates to MPPTDHQSSFLNRISIRRNQVASMENNHDQELEDIELFQKHVAERLAELASTSADDSNEFLSIAWFRTLLDALLCCEAEFKAVLIIDRDPSHFIKPPLDRVGPELQDRCVKALDICNAVTYAIDLVHYWQQLAEIAVTSLEQRPIGDGQVARAKKVLNALLMFIADDNKEQTKSTERSWSFGRRGSGSTVSKDKDRGSKNFRYLNLAFHKSWSAAKEIQAMSANLVEPRGKEANGLAMPVYVMTSVLVFTMWALIAAFPCQERNGLPTHFPVAKNLNWAQSLISLQEKIGEEWKKKEKKGKGGLLDEVQKMEKVATSLVEFTDAFKFPAEEEKLKELEEQVKELSEICKKLEEDLAPLQQQIREVFHRLVRSRGEIMDLVEQASYMMGSSA, encoded by the exons ATGCCGCCTACGGATCATCAATCTTCGTTTCTCAATCGGATCAGCATCCGTCGTAATCAAGTAGCTTCGATGGAAAATAACCATGATCAAGAATTAGAAGATATTGAGCTATTCCAAAAACACGTAGCCGAACGCCTAGCAGAGCTCGCGTCGACCTCTGCTGATGACAGCAACGAATTTCTCTCTATAGCCTGGTTCCGAACCCTTCTAGACGCATTACTATGCTGTGAAGCGGAATTCAAGGCAGTTTTGATCATTGATCGTGATCCTTCTCATTTTATTAAGCCTCCTCTTGATCGTGTCGGTCCAGAGCTGCAGGACAGGTGCGTTAAAGCTCTGGACATATGTAATGCAGTAACATATGCTATTGATCTAGTACATTACTGGCAGCAGCTAGCTGAGATTGCTGTTACATCATTAGAACAAAGACCAATTGGAGACGGACAGGTTGCACGTGCCAAAAAGGTCTTAAACGCTTTGCTGATGTTTATTGCTGATGATAATAAGGAGCAGACAAAATCTACAGAAAGGAGCTGGTCATTTGGTCGTCGGGGATCAGGAAGCACTGTATCCAAGGACAAGGACCGGGGCAGTAAAAATTTTCGGTATCTGAATTTGGCTTTTCATAAGTCCTGGTCTGCGGCTAAAGAGATTCAGGCAATGTCAGCTAATCTGGTGGAGCCGCGTGGCAAAGAGGCAAATGGATTGGCAATGCCGGTCTATGTAATGACTAGTGTGCTGGTGTTTACAATGTGGGCTCTAATTGCAGCGTTTCCTTGCCAGGAGCGTAATGGATTGCCTACACATTTTCCTGTGGCGAAAAATCTGAACTGGGCTCAGTCGTTAATATCTTTGCAG GAGAAGATAGGCGAAGAATggaagaagaaggagaagaaaggcAAAGGTGGATTGTTAGATGAGGTGCAGAAGATGGAGAAGGTGGCAACATCACTCGTCGAATTCACGGATGCCTTTAAGTTTCCGGCAGAGGAAGAGAAACTGAAAGAGTTAGAGGAGCAGGTGAAAGAACTATCGGAGATTTGTAAGAAGCTGGAGGAGGACTTAGCACCATTACAGCAACAAATAAGGGAGGTGTTTCATAGGCTTGTAAGAAGCAGGGGTGAGATTATGGACCTTGTTGAACAAGCTAGCTACATGATGGGTTCATCAGCTTAA